A window of the Sphingomonas piscis genome harbors these coding sequences:
- a CDS encoding OsmC family protein, giving the protein MITRTAMARYEGMGKTGKGWISTQSGVLQEQRYGFGTRFENEPGTNPEELIAAAHAGCFTMALSFQLAGKGMNEGSLQTTAKVKLDQDGDGFKISRSDLELTADVPGISEDELRALAEAAKAGCPVSKLMNAEMTLTVTVGGAA; this is encoded by the coding sequence GCTACGAGGGCATGGGCAAGACCGGCAAGGGCTGGATATCGACGCAGTCAGGCGTTCTTCAGGAGCAACGCTACGGCTTTGGCACCCGCTTCGAAAACGAGCCGGGCACAAATCCGGAGGAACTGATTGCCGCCGCGCATGCGGGTTGCTTCACCATGGCGCTGTCCTTCCAGCTGGCCGGCAAGGGGATGAACGAGGGCAGCCTGCAGACCACCGCCAAGGTGAAGCTCGACCAGGACGGGGACGGGTTCAAGATCAGCCGGTCGGACCTCGAACTGACGGCGGACGTGCCAGGCATTTCCGAGGATGAGCTTCGGGCGCTTGCGGAGGCTGCGAAGGCGGGTTGCCCGGTGTCGAAGCTGATGAATGCAGAGATGACGTTGACGGTGACCGTCGGAGGTGCAGCTTAA